Below is a window of Prosthecobacter algae DNA.
CTGGCAGAGCTGGGCAAGTCCTCCGGAGCTTTCACTGTGGACTATGTCCACCAGCCTGAGGGGCAGCCCAAGAATCCAGGCAAGGCCCCGGAAAAGAAGCCCAATGAAACCGATGAGGCTTTCAAGGCCAAGCAGGAAGCCTACAGCAAGGCACTGGCTGACTACAACACCGCCAATGCGGTCTGGAATGACAAGGTGAAAGCCTACATGGCGGAGCACATGGCGATTGAGAAGATCAAGGGTTATGACGGTTTCATCTTTGCCAATACGACGGGTGACCTGCAGTTCCCGGACCGGGATGGTTTTGTGGAACTGATCAAAGGCGGCAAAGCCTTTGTGGCCATGCATTCCGGTGGAGACACCTACCATCCTTTCCGCGGTTATGTGGACATGCTGGGCGGTGAATTCCAAACCCACAAGGCCCAGGTGGAAGTGCAGCCTGTGCTGCATGATCCTGCGCACCCGGCCACGAAGCCCGTGCCTGCGGGCTGGCGCGTGTTTGACGAGATCTACCTCTTCAAGAACTATGATCCGGCCAAGGTGCACGCCCTCATGGGTCTGAACAGTCATCCGAATGAAGGCACCCCTGGTTATTACCCAGTGTCCTGGTGCAAAGAGTTCGGCAAGGGCAAGGTGTTTTACACCTCCTTGGGACATCGTGAAGACGTCTGGGATCCGACCTGGAAAGAAGGCACGAAGGACCGCAAGAACTCCCCTGAGATTGCCAAGACCTATCAGGAACACATCCTGGGCGGCATCAAGTGGGCGCTGGGCCTTGTCGAAGGCGATGCCGAAATCGGCAATCTGAAGGCTGAGCTTGGCCCAGTGAAGTAAGTTGGCCTAACTCAAAGTTAGTCTTTAAAAGAAAGGAGAGCGTCCCATTCGGGGCGCTCTTTTTTTTATTCGGGTTCGTTGCATGAAAAAAGCCAGCCACCTTGCGGCGACTGGCTTTTGGGAAAGACCTTGGAAACGGATTAAGCCAGGGCGTCCAGCTTGCGTGAAAGAGCATCCTTGGACTGCACGCCGACGACGGTCTCCTTCACTTCGCCATTCTTGATGAAGAGCAGCATCGGGATGGAGCGCACGCCATACTGGGCGGCCAGATTTGGATTTTCATCCACGTTCACTTTGGTGACCTTCACGGCGGCGCCTTTTTCGGCGGCCAGTTGTTCCAGGATGGGGGTCAGCATCCGGCAAGGACCGCACCATTCAGCCCAGAAGTCCACAATGACAGGGACCGTGCTGCTGGAGATTTCCGTCTGGAAGTTGGATTCGTTCAGATTGAGGACTGCTTCGGAGGCCATAGGTAGGAGGGGGTTGAAAAGGTTACGGGAGGGGTGGCTCTGACGATGCATGAGGTAGGCGCACACGTCCGTGAATCAATCATTTTCACGTTTCATCCGCCGCTTTTGCGGCTATCGCGTGCAGGAATGAGCCTTGATCACCCAGATCCCATGACCCGTCTGCGTTACGTTGTGCACCGTCTGCGCGCCCCTGGTGGCTGCCCATGGGACCAGGAACAGACGCACGAAACGCTTATCCCGCATGTGCTGGAGGAGGCCTATGAAGTGGTGGATGCCATCCGCAGCCGGGATCCGGCGCAGATGTGCGATGAACTGGGTGATCTGCTGTTGCAGCCCGTGCTCCATGCGGAAATCGCCGCCGGGGCGGGCACCTTTGACCTGGATGCCGTGGCCACGGGCTTGACGGAGAAACTGATCCGCCGCCACCCGCATGTGTTTGGCGATGCCAGTGCGAATGATTCGGCCGCAGTGCTGACGCAGTGGGATGCCATCAAGCGGCAGGAAAAGGGTACGCAAAAGGAAGGTCACCTGCATGGAGTGGGCGGGGGGCTGCCAGCCCTGATGCGTGCGCAGAAACTGCAAAAGAAGGCGGCCCTTGTGGGCTTTGACTGGCCGGATGTTGCACCCGTGTTTGGCAAGATCCGCGAGGAGGCTGCCGAACTGGAAGAGGCTGTCTCCGCCGGCCAGACGGCGGCCATCGAAGAGGAGCTGGGGGACCTGCTCTTCAGCGTGGTCAATCTGGCGCGCAAGCTGGGTGTGGAATCTGAGGCTGCGCTGGCTGCGGCTAACGAAAAGTTTGTTCGCCGGTTTCATCAGGTGGAGTCCGCCCTGACCGCTGAAGGCAAGAAGCTGGGCGAGGCGACCTTGGCGGAAATGGATGCGGCCTGGGACACCGTGAAAAAGCAGACTCAAGCCTGATGAACACGGTGCTGCGCGAGATCCTGTTTCTGCTCCAGCCTTTGTGTCTGGTGTGGCTGCTACTGACGGCGTGGCTGCTGAGGATGCTGTGGAAGAGGTTGTGGCGCTGGTCTTTGCTGCCCGTTTGTGCGTGGGTCATTTTGACAGTCGTCACCTGCACGGCGCTGCCTTCCTGGCTGATGGCGGGGCTGGAGTCTCAGCATGAGTTGCCGACGATGGAGGAAATGGCGGGAGCGGATGCCATCATCTGTCTGGGTGGCGGTGTGGAGCCTTCATTCAAGGAACCCACGGGCATGCATCTGATGCGGGGTGCGGATCGCCTGGCCACTGCACTTTCGATGGCGATCTCAGGTGTAGCGCCGGTTCTTGTTTTGGGCGGTGCAGGGTACGAGCATGAAGGGCAGTACGTATCCGAAGCAGATGCCGTCTTTGCCAACTTACAGAACTACCCCCGGCTGAGCTTTGAGCAGATCAGCCTCGGCGTCTGCGCGAATACTCGTGATGAGGCTCTGAAGGTGGCTGATCTGGTGGAAAAGCGAGGCTGGAAAAAGGTGCTGTTGGTGACCTCGGCCAACCACATGCCGCGTGCCTGGGCCACCTTTAAAAAAGCGGGAGTGCCTGTCTTGCCCATTCCTTGCCACTACATGAGCAGCTTTCACCGGGTGGGTGAGGTGGACTGGCTGCACATGCCCTATGCAGGTTCACTGGAGCTCTTTGACTCCTGGTTTCACGAATGGATCGGCACGCGCCTGTATCAGTGGCGCGGCTGGATGTAATGGACAGATGCGGCGGCGATCTATTTCATCGCCGCATAAAGGGCATCGGTCTGGTCCGCATCCGGCAGGATTTCGATGAGTACGGGACCATCCGGCAAATCTTCGAGCTGATCTGGATGAGTGATCTGCACATAGTTTAGCCCCCACATCTGTGCCCAGGGGGCAAAGGTCACCCGATGGCGGTTTTCGATGATGTGCCTGGCCTGCCGTGAAAGGGAACGGAGCGAGGAGACCTGGGAGAAGATCTTGCCCCCGCCGTTGTTGATGACGACGAGCTTGCGGTTGCCTGCGGGAAGCTGGGGCATGATCCAGGGGGCGGCGAGATCATACATGGCGCTGAGGTCGCCAATGATCAGCCAGCTTTCACGGACGATGGCGCTGGTGCCCAGCCAGGTGGAAACCACGCCGTCAATGCCATTGGCCCCTCGGTTGGCAAAGAACTCGATTTCAGGCTGAACGGAACTGACGCCGAGATTGAATTCGCGGATCGGCAGGCTGTTGCCAAGAAAGACCTGCGCCTGGGTGGGGATGTGCATGGCCAGCTCGCGAATCCAGGCGGGCTCAGATAGCGGGTGGTCGCTCAGGCGGGCCTGGACATCGGGTGCGTTGCTGGCCAGGACGGCTGGTGGGAGCTGAAATCTGGCCAGTCCAGGCAGGCAGGACCAAGGCAAGGTTTGCACTTTTTCCTGCCTGGCCAAACCTGGAAACGGCTGCCGAGAAATGTTGGTGATGTGGATTTCGGGACGGTTTTCCAGATCCCGCCACCAGCGTGCGGTGGGGATGCCGCCGATGCGGATGATCTGCCGCAGATCCAGAGCGCGCAGATGTGACTCCGCAGCCACATGAAGGAGGTGATCCAGACGAGGCCGGTCAGGCCATTGGCCCCAGAGATTGGAAGTCGCCTCGGCCATGACCGGGAGACCGAGCTTGGCGAGGACGGGGGCCGCCTGGTGGGCCTCGGCCTTGGTGAGGCCGGAAACCAGCACCGCTGTGGGCTCCATGGTGACGGTGAACAAAGGCGGGGCAGGGGGCTTGGGCGCTGCGGGGCCATGATGGGCCAGGAAGTCCACGCCGTTTTGATTGGTATCCAGCGGCTCATCCAGGCAGATGTTGATGTGCAGGGGCCGGGGGCCGATGCGGGTAGGCCAGGACAGACTGGCCCCGACTTCCACATCCAGGCAGGCGGAAACATAGGGGCCAAAGAGGTCCTTTTGTTCAATGGCCTGCGGGGCACCCGTACCGCGAAAACGCCGAGGTCGGTCTGCGGTGATCAGCACGAGGGGCAGGCCCTGGTAGTGGGCCTCGATGGCAGCGGGCAGCAGTTCGGCGGCGGCGGTGCCGGAGGTCGTCAGCACGGCCACCGGGGCGCGGTCTGCCAGGATGCGACCAATGGCAAAAAAGGCGGCGCTGCGTTCTTCAAAAAAGTTCCAGAGCTTCACGCCCTCACTTTCCGTCAGGGCGGCAATGATGGGTGCATTCCGTGCGCCTGCGGCCACACAGACCTCGGCCACGCCCATGCGGGCCAGGGCGGTGATGAGGGAGCGGATGATGTGGGTGTTCATGCAGAGTCGGGTGTCCGGCTTTACAACCCCAGCATGGTCACAACGGATTCACGTTTTAATCGCAATTCACGCCATTCATGATCAAAGGCGCTGCCACCGACAATGCCACAACCCGAAGGAAGTTTCGCCTCGCTTCCCGCCCAGCTCAGGCCTCGGATGGCGACGATCATGTGGCAGGTGGGCGCATCGCCGGGCTCGATGAATCCAAAGGGAGCCCCGAAAAAGCCGGGGACATTGAGTTGGCTGCGATACTCGCGCAGGCGATCCAGCCAGGGTTCTTCGCGGGGCAGACAGCCGACGGCGGGCGTGGGATGCAGCGCCTTCACCAAGGCAGCGGCTTCTGCTGGTTGTTCCAGCTTCACCCGCAGATGGCTCTGAAAATGCAGGAGGCCGGTGGTCTGGCAGAGCCCGCGTGGTTCGCGTTCCACAGTGCCCAGGTGCCCCAGTTGCTCGGAAAGATACCGAACCACGATCTCATGTTCCTCGATCTCCTTCACATCGGTCAAAAAGGCGGCTTGGTCGCCAGGCTTGGCCGTGCCAGCCAGGGCCATGGTCTCCACCGTGCCGCCCTGGAGTCGGAACAGCAGTTCCGGAGATGCGCCCAAAAAGCCCTGGCTGCCCTGGAGCCAGGCATAGCCCCAGGTATTGGCCGGGGCGGACATCACCCGTTCCAGCAGCCGCACGGGGTCGCCTTCGGTGATCGTGCCTTGTTCGGTCAGCACCGGGACCATTTTTTCGAGCCTGCGGGCCAGCACCTCTCTCCGGATGCGGCGAAAGGCCATCTTGAACCACTCCGTTGCGGGCTTGGCCCATTGAATGTGAGGAGGCTGGGCTCCGTTCCAGCCGACATTTTGTGCCAGGCTCTCAGGACCCACTTCCACGAGGTGGGCGGGTTTCTTCCAGGGCTTGGGGTCTGAGAGGTCAAAATCGTTGACATAGAACACCCCGCCCCCGGCTGGGGCCTCTGTAAAAGATTCGAAGGGGCCTTGGCCGATCCACGCCCGTCCTCCGGGCAACCTGAAAA
It encodes the following:
- a CDS encoding ThuA domain-containing protein, producing MIRRSFFTLLAVLAAVTSYAADAPKKLLVVTVTTGFRHSSIETAEKVLAELGKSSGAFTVDYVHQPEGQPKNPGKAPEKKPNETDEAFKAKQEAYSKALADYNTANAVWNDKVKAYMAEHMAIEKIKGYDGFIFANTTGDLQFPDRDGFVELIKGGKAFVAMHSGGDTYHPFRGYVDMLGGEFQTHKAQVEVQPVLHDPAHPATKPVPAGWRVFDEIYLFKNYDPAKVHALMGLNSHPNEGTPGYYPVSWCKEFGKGKVFYTSLGHREDVWDPTWKEGTKDRKNSPEIAKTYQEHILGGIKWALGLVEGDAEIGNLKAELGPVK
- the trxA gene encoding thioredoxin produces the protein MASEAVLNLNESNFQTEISSSTVPVIVDFWAEWCGPCRMLTPILEQLAAEKGAAVKVTKVNVDENPNLAAQYGVRSIPMLLFIKNGEVKETVVGVQSKDALSRKLDALA
- the mazG gene encoding nucleoside triphosphate pyrophosphohydrolase, whose amino-acid sequence is MTRLRYVVHRLRAPGGCPWDQEQTHETLIPHVLEEAYEVVDAIRSRDPAQMCDELGDLLLQPVLHAEIAAGAGTFDLDAVATGLTEKLIRRHPHVFGDASANDSAAVLTQWDAIKRQEKGTQKEGHLHGVGGGLPALMRAQKLQKKAALVGFDWPDVAPVFGKIREEAAELEEAVSAGQTAAIEEELGDLLFSVVNLARKLGVESEAALAAANEKFVRRFHQVESALTAEGKKLGEATLAEMDAAWDTVKKQTQA
- a CDS encoding YdcF family protein; translated protein: MNTVLREILFLLQPLCLVWLLLTAWLLRMLWKRLWRWSLLPVCAWVILTVVTCTALPSWLMAGLESQHELPTMEEMAGADAIICLGGGVEPSFKEPTGMHLMRGADRLATALSMAISGVAPVLVLGGAGYEHEGQYVSEADAVFANLQNYPRLSFEQISLGVCANTRDEALKVADLVEKRGWKKVLLVTSANHMPRAWATFKKAGVPVLPIPCHYMSSFHRVGEVDWLHMPYAGSLELFDSWFHEWIGTRLYQWRGWM
- the menD gene encoding 2-succinyl-5-enolpyruvyl-6-hydroxy-3-cyclohexene-1-carboxylic-acid synthase → MNTHIIRSLITALARMGVAEVCVAAGARNAPIIAALTESEGVKLWNFFEERSAAFFAIGRILADRAPVAVLTTSGTAAAELLPAAIEAHYQGLPLVLITADRPRRFRGTGAPQAIEQKDLFGPYVSACLDVEVGASLSWPTRIGPRPLHINICLDEPLDTNQNGVDFLAHHGPAAPKPPAPPLFTVTMEPTAVLVSGLTKAEAHQAAPVLAKLGLPVMAEATSNLWGQWPDRPRLDHLLHVAAESHLRALDLRQIIRIGGIPTARWWRDLENRPEIHITNISRQPFPGLARQEKVQTLPWSCLPGLARFQLPPAVLASNAPDVQARLSDHPLSEPAWIRELAMHIPTQAQVFLGNSLPIREFNLGVSSVQPEIEFFANRGANGIDGVVSTWLGTSAIVRESWLIIGDLSAMYDLAAPWIMPQLPAGNRKLVVINNGGGKIFSQVSSLRSLSRQARHIIENRHRVTFAPWAQMWGLNYVQITHPDQLEDLPDGPVLIEILPDADQTDALYAAMK
- a CDS encoding chorismate-binding protein, whose amino-acid sequence is MTDIALFRLPGGRAWIGQGPFESFTEAPAGGGVFYVNDFDLSDPKPWKKPAHLVEVGPESLAQNVGWNGAQPPHIQWAKPATEWFKMAFRRIRREVLARRLEKMVPVLTEQGTITEGDPVRLLERVMSAPANTWGYAWLQGSQGFLGASPELLFRLQGGTVETMALAGTAKPGDQAAFLTDVKEIEEHEIVVRYLSEQLGHLGTVEREPRGLCQTTGLLHFQSHLRVKLEQPAEAAALVKALHPTPAVGCLPREEPWLDRLREYRSQLNVPGFFGAPFGFIEPGDAPTCHMIVAIRGLSWAGSEAKLPSGCGIVGGSAFDHEWRELRLKRESVVTMLGL